From a single Bacillus pseudomycoides DSM 12442 genomic region:
- a CDS encoding macrolide family glycosyltransferase has translation MANVLVINFPGEGHINPTLAVVSELVHRGEKVVSYCIEDYRNKIEATGVEFRAYENFLPQINIMNRINEGNSPVEMLSNMIAATDRIVNQILEEIKEEQYDYIIYDNHFAVGRIIATVLQLPKISSCTTFAFNNYITFNEESESRKVDENSPLYQSCLLGMERWEEKYGIKCNNLYDIMNHPGDITIVYTSKEYQPFSQVFNDSFKFVGPSIAVRKEVGSFPVDILKKKVIFVSMGTVFNEQPDLYENCFEAFRNMNAMVVLVVGKRINIDQFENIPENFKVFNYVPQLEVLQHTDVFVTHGGMNSSSEALYYGVPLVVIPVTGDQPLVAKRVTEVGAGVQLDRRTLTPEMLREAVEKVMNDKEFKENSRKIGESLRESGGYKQAVEEIVKFTSNCRV, from the coding sequence ATGGCGAATGTACTTGTAATAAATTTTCCTGGAGAGGGGCATATCAACCCGACATTAGCAGTTGTAAGTGAATTAGTACACAGAGGAGAAAAAGTTGTTTCGTATTGTATAGAGGACTATAGAAATAAAATTGAAGCAACCGGTGTGGAATTTCGAGCATATGAAAATTTTCTCCCACAAATCAATATTATGAATCGAATTAATGAAGGAAATAGTCCTGTCGAAATGTTGTCCAATATGATTGCAGCTACAGATCGTATTGTAAACCAGATTCTAGAGGAAATAAAGGAAGAACAATATGATTATATTATATATGATAATCATTTCGCAGTAGGTCGCATTATAGCAACTGTTTTACAGTTACCTAAAATTTCTTCTTGTACAACATTTGCTTTTAATAATTACATCACTTTTAATGAAGAATCTGAATCGAGAAAAGTAGATGAAAATTCTCCATTATATCAATCATGTTTATTAGGAATGGAACGATGGGAAGAGAAGTATGGGATTAAGTGTAATAACTTGTATGATATTATGAATCACCCTGGAGATATTACGATAGTATATACATCTAAGGAATATCAACCGTTTTCTCAAGTATTTAATGATTCTTTTAAATTCGTTGGGCCATCAATTGCAGTACGTAAAGAGGTAGGAAGCTTTCCAGTTGACATTTTAAAAAAGAAAGTTATTTTCGTTTCCATGGGGACAGTCTTTAATGAGCAACCGGATTTATATGAGAACTGTTTTGAAGCATTTAGAAATATGAATGCAATGGTCGTGTTAGTGGTCGGGAAAAGGATAAATATAGACCAATTTGAAAATATTCCAGAGAATTTTAAAGTGTTTAATTATGTACCTCAATTAGAAGTATTACAGCATACAGATGTATTTGTTACACATGGTGGTATGAACAGTTCTAGCGAAGCGTTATATTATGGTGTCCCGTTAGTTGTGATTCCAGTTACAGGGGATCAGCCATTAGTCGCGAAACGAGTCACTGAGGTGGGAGCCGGAGTTCAGCTTGATCGCAGAACATTAACTCCTGAAATGCTGCGTGAAGCAGTAGAAAAGGTAATGAATGATAAGGAATTTAAAGAAAATAGTCGTAAGATTGGAGAGTCTTTACGTGAATCTGGTGGCTATAAACAGGCAGTTGAGGAAATTGTAAAGTTCACTTCCAATTGTCGTGTGTAG
- a CDS encoding pyridoxal phosphate-dependent decarboxylase family protein, with protein MQDILNLFPSADGNEKKQKLFLESMQKIVENLSRLKNEDRASLGNCEEKSDGYYNNLIHQSHIPLAGIAMSEVMEELNQFMNGHPYPNKYYLSNAVPLPSIPSLLGTMTMALLNGNGVWDVYGPGAAEAEVKVVSMLSKLIGYNPHNSGGYTTWGGQGCVFSSLRLAIAKQFPLAKEHGVPQNVYCFASENAHYSLLKSAEATGIGTNHLIKVKTDPYTNSMDIEDLEDKMINVIENGGIPLYILATMGSTDTFTIDDIEKIKDSAESIQKKYKLKPIYIHADSAMGGFYGFFNNYNFEENPLSFEPNVKDALQLVQGKMQYMSLADSVCFDFHKLGQTPYTSSILIVKNHTDLQLMDIEQNDTPYLGNRSYGSYHTGYTLECSRAGSSIPMYINLLAFGIEGYQKLLANYVRVNLLFREKLRKALPQVAITNDFTYGPITTFRFYMNGDGQVNWEKERTGLATQEEIEDTNRLNIELFNYLGKNRDQIFFGDTTRSCVVDVINSCDRKPISTLKFFSISPYTNVECLDEIVAFLHKHVSIATKQIYSYV; from the coding sequence ATGCAAGATATTTTGAATCTATTTCCGAGCGCTGATGGAAATGAAAAAAAACAAAAGCTTTTTTTAGAATCTATGCAAAAAATAGTTGAAAATCTTAGCCGATTAAAAAATGAAGATCGAGCATCTTTAGGTAACTGTGAGGAAAAATCAGACGGATATTACAATAACTTAATTCACCAAAGTCATATACCACTGGCTGGAATTGCTATGTCTGAGGTTATGGAAGAACTAAACCAATTTATGAATGGTCATCCTTATCCCAATAAATACTATTTGTCTAACGCTGTACCACTACCAAGTATTCCATCACTATTAGGTACAATGACCATGGCGCTTTTAAATGGTAATGGCGTTTGGGATGTATATGGCCCTGGGGCAGCTGAAGCAGAAGTAAAAGTTGTATCCATGCTTTCAAAACTGATCGGTTATAATCCGCATAATAGCGGTGGTTATACAACATGGGGTGGACAAGGATGTGTATTTTCAAGCTTACGTTTAGCGATTGCTAAACAATTTCCATTAGCAAAGGAACACGGTGTTCCACAAAATGTATATTGCTTTGCTTCTGAAAATGCACACTATAGTTTATTAAAGTCAGCTGAAGCAACTGGCATTGGGACAAATCACCTAATTAAAGTGAAAACTGACCCTTATACAAATTCTATGGATATAGAAGATTTAGAGGATAAAATGATAAATGTTATTGAAAACGGAGGTATCCCCCTTTATATTCTAGCTACTATGGGGTCAACAGATACATTTACAATTGATGATATAGAAAAAATTAAAGATAGTGCTGAATCAATACAGAAAAAATATAAATTAAAACCTATTTATATTCATGCAGATTCTGCAATGGGCGGATTCTATGGTTTCTTTAATAATTATAACTTTGAAGAAAATCCACTCTCATTTGAACCTAATGTGAAAGATGCCTTACAACTCGTTCAAGGGAAAATGCAATATATGTCTCTTGCAGATAGTGTATGTTTTGATTTTCATAAATTAGGACAAACACCTTATACTTCAAGTATTTTAATCGTGAAAAATCATACTGACTTACAACTTATGGACATCGAACAAAATGACACACCTTATCTTGGTAATAGATCATATGGCAGTTATCATACAGGCTATACCTTAGAATGTTCACGAGCTGGTAGTTCTATTCCGATGTATATAAATTTATTAGCCTTTGGAATTGAAGGATATCAAAAATTATTAGCAAATTATGTTCGTGTAAATCTATTATTTAGGGAGAAATTGCGCAAGGCTCTTCCTCAAGTAGCAATAACAAATGATTTTACTTATGGACCAATTACAACATTTCGTTTCTATATGAATGGAGATGGCCAGGTAAATTGGGAAAAGGAGCGTACAGGTCTCGCAACACAAGAAGAGATTGAGGATACAAATCGGTTAAATATAGAACTATTTAATTACCTAGGAAAAAATCGTGATCAAATATTCTTTGGCGATACAACTCGTTCTTGTGTAGTAGATGTAATAAACAGTTGTGACAGAAAACCAATTTCTACATTAAAATTCTTTTCTATCTCGCCATATACAAATGTTGAATGTTTAGATGAGATTGTAGCATTTCTTCATAAACATGTATCGATTGCTACTAAACAGATTTATTCATATGTTTAA
- a CDS encoding MFS transporter: GEGMGWYGLAMTLGMAIGPILGLWLAKSFSFHYLFLLCTALALIAFILSLGTKIPAVQHTSKKPISFFEKTVLPIAIVTFFLSLTFGGITTFLPLFASNIQVNAGTFFLVYAVTLTVIRPLAGKISDKHGEGVIIVPALFTLIVAL; this comes from the coding sequence GGAGAAGGAATGGGATGGTATGGACTTGCAATGACTTTAGGTATGGCTATAGGACCAATATTAGGTCTTTGGTTAGCAAAATCATTTTCATTTCATTATCTATTTCTTCTATGCACAGCATTAGCACTTATTGCATTCATACTTTCGCTGGGTACAAAAATTCCAGCAGTTCAACATACATCAAAAAAACCAATATCATTTTTTGAAAAAACTGTTTTACCAATCGCTATTGTTACATTTTTCCTATCCCTTACTTTTGGTGGCATTACAACATTTTTACCACTGTTTGCGTCAAATATTCAAGTTAATGCTGGTACTTTTTTCTTAGTTTATGCTGTTACGCTCACAGTAATTAGACCACTTGCAGGGAAGATATCTGATAAACATGGAGAAGGAGTCATTATTGTTCCTGCGCTTTTTACACTGATAGTCGCACTATT
- a CDS encoding helix-turn-helix transcriptional regulator gives MKEKHGDSITNKVYEYRVLKRMSQKDLADAVGVSKQTIFVMEKNNYSPSLVLAYRIANYFEVDINEIFSYVGKEDNND, from the coding sequence ATGAAGGAAAAACATGGCGACTCTATAACAAATAAAGTCTATGAATATAGGGTATTAAAAAGAATGTCACAAAAAGATTTAGCTGATGCTGTTGGGGTTTCTAAACAAACGATATTTGTTATGGAAAAGAATAATTACTCTCCTTCACTAGTGTTAGCATATCGAATAGCAAATTATTTTGAAGTTGATATAAACGAAATATTCTCTTATGTAGGAAAGGAAGATAATAATGATTGA